From Candidatus Methylomirabilis tolerans:
GATGGCACGTGCCGCTGGGCACTTCCTTGGCCCCATGATAGTCAATCCGAATCAATGCAGGCCAGCCAGCCTTCCCATAATATCGGATGGACCCTTTCTCCCTCACCAGCTCGAATCCATGAGCTTCAAGCCGTCTCACCAACTCACTGAACTTCAAGATGGTCTCCCATAGTGTACTAATTATGACATACCAGTTTCCAGATGCCTTATGCTGACACCGAACGCCGCCGGTAACCTGCGGGACGGTGCGGCAGGTCAGGCTGGCCCGCAATGTCTGTAAGACCAAACCGAGCCGAGG
This genomic window contains:
- a CDS encoding type II toxin-antitoxin system HicA family toxin yields the protein MKFSELVRRLEAHGFELVREKGSIRYYGKAGWPALIRIDYHGAKEVPSGTCHHILKSAGMQKGGSHD